NNNNNNNNNNNNNNNNNNNNNNNNNNNNNNNNNNNNNNNNNNNNNNNNNNNNNNNNNNNNNNNNNNNNNNNNNNNNNNNNNNNNNNNNNNNNNNNNNNNNNNNNNNNNNNaaaaaaaatatataaaaaaaaatatataaaaaaaaaattattataattttttttttttttttttttttaataaattcttataatcatacaaaatttgtaaaatataaaaaaaaaaaaaaaaaaaaacatataaagTCTTCTctatattttgttcttttaatatatttaaaaataaaaatatttcatatataacaaaacATGTTTACATTATTGACAAGgtatttcattttataaatcttaaaaaaatgagaaTAATTCTCTTacaattaaaataaaaattttaaaaaatgaaacaaataaaaaaacataaaaatggaaagatataaatataccAAATGGTgattgaaaaaaaaaatatatacaaatgcatatacacatatacatataaataaataaatatatatatatatatatatatttattttatcatgATAAGATTGTTAAGGTCTATAGAACAGGATGTGTCGCTATCATCCTTTGTTTCAAAAGATTCCTTCAAATTATCTTTTCCTGAATTTATATAACCTCTcgtattattattttctacCATTTTTTCgttcttattattttgattagaattttttttttcaaatttaaaaatgtaagATGAATAACCCAAAGAATCATTTGAATTACTACTACTATCAAAtgtttttgtttgtttttgtACATTTATTTCATCATCTAATATGTCAACAGAAAAATCGACATgatctttattattaatatggTTCTCGGAAGAAAATTTTTCATAACTACTATTTTCTTCTTCGTCATGATTATCATcgttattatatttattaatgtCATTATCTTCGTTATGGACATCCTCTTTCTTATCAAGGATACCCCCCTCCTCAATATCATCTTCGTTAACATTATCATCCTCTTTGTCAACATTATCATCCTCTTCGTCAACGTTATCATCCTCTTTGTCAACATTATCATCCTCTTCGTCAACGTTATCATCCTCTTTGTCAACATTATCATCGTCTTCGTCAACATTATCATCCTCTTGGTCAATATCGTCATCCTCTTCATCAacatcatcatcatcttcGTCAACATCGTCATCATCTTCGTCAACATCGTCATCTTCTTCGTCATCTTCCTCATCATCGTATTCACCTTCTTCCACCTGACCGTTTATACTTTCACATTCATCCGTCTTTTCACTCGATGGATACCCCTTCCTCATCACAATGTAATATTTCCACAAGGACAAAAacttattataataataatacttaTAGTGATTCATATTTGTAACATACTTGtagataaaaatgtaaaagTGCTTTCTCAGAAGGTTcaagttttttttttcctgAAGAGTTATGAAGATGTGGTGAATTCGATTCTTATATTtgatataattaaaaaaagcaaaataaaattttcttttcaaatatatttcgTTCCCCTTTTGATCCTTCAATGTTGACATGActtgttcatatttttttatactaGACATTGacatatcatataaataataaaaaactttatattttatcatttttattcttttcaaatgaacaatatcaaaatttttcttttcaattttaattttatttatcgaaaaaattaagagaaagaaatatttttttataatatttttattatattgtttttgAAATTCATCCAATTTTTGTTGGAAATATTCAAATTGTTTGGATTTAATAATCcaaaatttaataaagtTTGATAACATTCTTTCTTGtacttttttataaaaaattaatgagTTATATTCACAATAATTTTTCCATTTATGTTCTACATAATATTGttttaaagaaattataaattcaGATCTCCTAcgataatttaaaaattgtTGTGACAACGTGTCTAAATGATTTAATTGTTTACAttgtttaatatattctatCCATTTATTCAGgtaaaaattaattattcTCTTTTCTCTTCTATCGTTAATAGTTTTCgcacatatatttaaatggtaattataaaaatatatatttgttaatattataaaatatttttttaaaagatattcttttttttgattaataatatttgtatacAAATTGgacaataaaaaatttttttttttttttatatttttatattttaataatataaaaaatattttccttttctccttttgtatatttctcattttatataattctaaatattttcttaatgtcttattcttttctttatacatatataatgaacGAAATGTgtcatataatatatcatttttatattttaaatattcacATATTTGATTTTGGATGAATACGAATTTTCCTTTCTCTTGTAAgcaataataattttcatttttcttttttaatatataataaaaggaaaatatattattttgatatatattataaagataaatatttatctttttaataaaacctacaaatgtataatgaatattccaaatatgtatatatgtatacattatatttcttttttttttatttaaaaaattatataatttattccacataaaaaaacatttctttattattatattattttttgattttacaatattattatgtatattctttaaaaacctttttttatttacatatgtTATCCATTTATTCAAAATTACTCTTTTCATcttatcatcatatattttaaacatataatgtaacacatttttaattttctttattttataatattcatataaccaataagaataaaatatcttCAATGtctttttcttataatatgtattacagtattcttttatatgtttatgatattttttcaCCTCTTTGTATTCTTTTAAAACagtaaatatatcttttattattttactatttttcttttttataaaattttgtattactacatttgtattatattttcttttatatatagaaaaatattttaataataaatatttattattcttttttattattttgatataaCGATGATATGACATCCATTTATTCCAATATAACATGgttttaaaattattcagatgcatacatttttttataacattatttttactttgTTTATATGTGACTAGCCAATGGtctaaatattttctttttttatttattataatttggTGTAATTCATCTCTgcatatttttctttttttatattttttattccaAATGTTAAAGAGatattttaattctttatattgaatagatgtatatatatataattgtaatTTGTTcagaatattatttttttttataatattataatatataagaaaatatttcttttctatattattctttttctcttttatataattatagaATTTGAATTGCTTAATAATAggaagaaatatatattttttaagaaaaagTTCATTTAATGTGTTacaaaaatgtatatatatttgctttttttcataaatatatatccatttataaaaatattcttgtaattttttattattcatttgtttatttatataataatattttttttcatattgatataataataaccatacataaaaaaatgtctgttttcttttaatattacactgttttttaattattacataatttcttttttcattcttcatttttatagaatataaataaaatttttcaaaatatgtttttttcaTTCTATTAAAGCAAACTTGttttaattctttaaatttttctttatcataattatttactTGTATTAATTTATGCCAAGAAACAAAtatcatatgtatatgtttttttaaaaatatttttctcttcctttttatttctttaactttttcattaaatattaaaatcCATATAccaaaatatttttcaacAATTCCTTTTCTTATcttattttgtatattattcattttgtttaaaTCATCTTCtcttctttcttttttatatttacaatatattttccatGATATTACAacttttttaaatcttttaaaaaatatatacatttcaattattttgttcttttcaacatttaataaaaatgaataattcatttttatactAATCGTACTATTATCAGTTTCTCGAAAatttgataaaatataaatttttaaatgttcATAAAATTGTCTTATGTATTCTTTCATATCTTTTtcaattttgttttttaataaatcatcttgtatatttttataatccTTTAGTATAGacattttgtttatatcCCTACAATTATcagaataaaaataatgataataatttttattattataaatattatttatatgtatatttctGATGTTTTGGTccttttcatttattatttcttcctttctacttattatatattcccTACTATTATTTGATGAACCTACTGAAGAAATATATGACACATGTGACATAAATGAATTCAAATTGGACACCTTATTCAATTTTGAATTCATGTATTCAtcaacatttttttttttctcatcagtattaatatataccgtatatttattattacaactttttattaacatgtttttattttctctttttatttttttatccacatatatacattttttctttttttcccttttagatatatattttttatttaatttatttgagccttttaaatttattttattaatttttagATAATTTTTAGGAATATCATGTACGGATTCTTCTTCATCAACATAAGATCCTTTGATATATAGGAAATTGTTAATAACttttgttataataatatatatattattattattactactactaTTGCCATCAcctattttattaatatcacTCATCATTTCATTATTTCCATCCATTGTATTACCACCTTGACCATTCCTGTGATAATATCTAATATAACCActaaacaaataataaataaaaattaatatctTAAAATGCTGGTGTATGTCTTTATCCGTTACACTAACCatctttataaaattaGATAAAGAAACACTCTTCTTAAAAAacttaaataataattttttcatttttacagataacaaattaaaaaaataattatataaaacattaaaatgctttttaatatgtaaacagaaataatacatatcataataatcatacatcaataaataatttaataacaAACTACTCATATTACTATTCTTTAacatataacatatatgtatatggTTTTGTATACCTTGCTGTTTTTTCTTccctttattttttattttattcaaatataataaattgtcatctttaaattttatttcgttatatattttatttaacattacaactttcttttttaaatgtacatatttctgtaatatattttttttattatacaaaGGAAAATccatatattcataaacACCATCTTTAAGATCTTTATTTTGACTTTCATAATATCCAAGTATATAATTTCCatcttcatatatattacagCATTTCGACTTATTCCTATATGTAAGTGCTTCATCAAGATTTATTATCTTACAACTACAGGAATGAAATAAATTGTATATCTTATATAATACACAgatattatcataattatttttaattttcaAATATAACATGAAGTAAAATATCTTGgatttcttatttatatt
The window above is part of the Plasmodium reichenowi strain SY57 chromosome 7, whole genome shotgun sequence genome. Proteins encoded here:
- a CDS encoding hypothetical protein (conserved Plasmodium protein, unknown function~part of same gene as PRSY57_0708200A~gap found within coding sequence), coding for KLYLKMQKKMNQKILQKCLKTLKNRISKKRKRELEKQMVSFFCEQVFKKKYFHIICHVCKIKMMERNMIILKIVNNHLIYLLRRHFHIWKYYIDKKKEYKQKIELININKKSKIFYFMLYLKIKNNYDNICVLYKIYNLFHSCSCKIINLDEALTYRNKSKCCNIYEDGNYILGYYESQNKDLKDGVYEYMDFPLYNKKNILQKYVHLKKKVVMLNKIYNEIKFKDDNLLYLNKIKNKGKKKQQGIQNHIHICYMLKNSNMSSLLLNYLLMYDYYDMYYFCLHIKKHFNVLYNYFFNLLSVKMKKLLFKFFKKSVSLSNFIKMVSVTDKDIHQHFKILIFIYYLFSGYIRYYHRNGQGGNTMDGNNEMMSDINKIGDGNSSSNNNNIYIIITKVINNFLYIKGSYVDEEESVHDIPKNYLKINKINLKGSNKLNKKYISKREKKKKCIYVDKKIKRENKNMLIKSCNNKYTVYINTDEKKKNVDEYMNSKLNKVSNLNSFMSHVSYISSVGSSNNSREYIISRKEEIINEKDQNIRNIHINNIYNNKNYYHYFYSDNCRDINKMSILKDYKNIQDDLLKNKIEKDMKEYIRQFYEHLKIYILSNFRETDNSTISIKMNYSFLLNVEKNKIIEMYIFFKRFKKVVISWKIYCKYKKERREDDLNKMNNIQNKIRKGIVEKYFGIWILIFNEKVKEIKRKRKIFLKKHIHMIFVSWHKLIQVNNYDKEKFKELKQVCFNRMKKTYFEKFYLYSIKMKNEKRNYVIIKKQCNIKRKQTFFYVWLLLYQYEKKYYYINKQMNNKKLQEYFYKWIYIYEKKQIYIHFCNTLNELFLKKYIFLPIIKQFKFYNYIKEKKNNIEKKYFLIYYNIIKKNNILNKLQLYIYTSIQYKELKYLFNIWNKKYKKRKICRDELHQIIINKKRKYLDHWLVTYKQSKNNVIKKCMHLNNFKTMLYWNKWMSYHRYIKIIKKNNKYLLLKYFSIYKRKYNTNVVIQNFIKKKNSKIIKDIFTVLKEYKEVKKYHKHIKEYCNTYYKKKTLKIFYSYWLYEYYKIKKIKNVLHYMFKIYDDKMKRVILNKWITYVNKKRFLKNIHNNIVKSKNNIIIKKCFFMWNKLYNFLNKKKRNIMYTYIHIWNIHYTFVGFIKKINIYLYNIYQNNIFSFYYILKKKNENYYCLQEKGKFVFIQNQICEYLKYKNDILYDTFRSLYMYKEKNKTLRKYLELYKMRNIQKEKRKIFFILLKYKNIKKKKNFLLSNLYTNIINQKKEYLLKKYFIILTNIYFYNYHLNICAKTINDRREKRIINFYLNKWIEYIKQCKQLNHLDTLSQQFLNYRRRSEFIISLKQYYVEHKWKNYCEYNSLIFYKKVQERMLSNFIKFWIIKSKQFEYFQQKLDEFQKQYNKNIIKKYFFLLIFSINKIKIEKKNFDIVHLKRIKMIKYKVFYYLYDMSMSSIKKYEQVMSTLKDQKGNEIYLKRKFYFAFFNYIKYKNRIHHIFITLQEKKNLNLLRKHFYIFIYKYVTNMNHYKYYYYNKFLSLWKYYIVMRKGYPSSEKTDECESINGQVEEGEYDDEEDDEEDDDVDEDDDDVDEDDDDVDEEDDDIDQEDDNVDEDDDNVDKEDDNVDEEDDNVDKEDDNVDEEDDNVDKEDDNVNEDDIEEGGILDKKEDVHNEDNDINKYNNDDNHDEEENSSYEKFSSENHINNKDHVDFSVDILDDEINVQKQTKTFDSSSNSNDSLGYSSYIFKFEKKNSNQNNKNEKMVENNNTRGYINSGKDNLKESFETKDDSDTSCSIDLNNLIMIK